The segment GCTCTGCGCCGTCCTGATCAGCGTCCTGGGCCACTGCGATGTCGGCCTGGCAACGGCAGGCACCGTCCCACCCGACACCCTGCGCTACGGCTGTGCGCTCGGCGCCCTCGCGCTGGCCGCGCACGGCGCGGTGCGCGCCGGGGCCCCCTGCGCGGACCCGCTGCTGTTGCCCATCGCGCTCCTGCTGAACGGCCTGGGCCTGATCCTGCTCCAGCGCCTGGACCTGCGGACCGCCGAAGCCGCCGCGCCCACCCAGCTCGTCTGGTCGGCGCTGGGCGTGGCGCTGTTCATCGCCGTCGTCCTGCTGCTGCGCGACTACCGCGCGCTGGCCCGGTACGCGTACGTCAGCGTGGCCGCCGCCCTGGTCCTGATGATCGTGCCGATCGCCTTCCCGGCCGTGAACGGCGCCAGGATCTGGATCCAGTACGCGGGCCTGTCCATCCAGCCCGGCGAGTTCGCGAAGGTGCTGCTGGCCGTCTTCTTCGCCGCGTACCTCGCCGACAACCACCACGCCCTCGCCTACACCGGCCGCCGGATCTGGTTTCTGCAGCTCCCCACCGGCCGGGCCCTCGGGCCGGTGCTGGCGATCTGGGCGATCAGCGTCGGTGTCCTGGTCCTGGAGCGCGACCTGGGCACCTCGCTGCTGTTCTTCGGCCTCTTCGTGATCCTGCTGTACGTCTCCACCGGCCGCACCGGCTGGACGGCCGTCGGCCTGCTGCTGTCCGGCGCCGGGGCGTTCGCCGTCGGCTCCCTGGAGCCGCACGTCCACAGCCGGGTCCAGGACTGGCTGCACCCCTTCGCGAGCATCGACGCCGGTGAGGGCCCGAGCCAGCTCGCGCAGTCGCTCTTCGCGTTCGCCGCCGGCGGGGTGTTCGGCACCGGCCTCGGGGAGGGCCACTCCGTCCTCATCGGCTTCGCCGTCAAGTCCGACTTCGTCCTCGCCACGGCCGGCGAGGAGCTGGGCCTGGCCGGCATCGCCGCCGTGCTCCTGCTCTACGCGATGCTGACCGCCCGGGGCTACGCCGCCGGGCTCGCCATGCGCGATCCCTTCGGCCGGCTGCTCGCGATCGGCCTCGCCTCGATCATCGCGCTGCAGGTCTTCGTGATCGCCGGGGGTGTGACCGACCTGATCCCGCTCACCGGGATGGCGATGCCGTTCCTGGCCCAGGGCGGCTCGTCCGTCGTCACCAACTGGATCATCATCGCCCTGCTGATCCGGCTCAGCGACACCGCCCGGAGGGCCGAGGGATGACGGCCCACGCCCGGCACGCCGCCGCCTTCTGCCTGCTGCTGTTCACCGCCCTGCTGGTCAACGCGGTGCGCGTCCAGGTCCTCGACGCCCCCGCCTACAACGGCAATCCCGCCAACCGCCGCCCCGTCATCGCCCGCTTCGACCACCCGCGCGGCGACATCCTCGTCGGCTCCCGCGCCGTCACCGGCTCCCGGGCCACCGGCGGCCAGCTCAAGTACGTACGCACCTACACCGACGGCCCCCTCTACGCCCCCGTCACCGGCTTCGCCTCCCAGACCTACGGCGCCACCCTGGTAGAGGCCGCCGCCGACGAGGCCCTCGCCCCCGGCGAGGACATCACCACCACCATCGACCCCGCCGCCCAGCGCGCCGCCTACCGGGGCCTCGGCCGCAAGAAGGGCGCCGTCGCCGCCCTCGACCCCGCCACCGGCCGCATCCTGGCTCTGGTCAGCACGCCCTCGTACGACCCGGGCTCCTTCGCCGGCACCGGGCCGGACGCGACCGACGCCTGGGCCCGCCTGCTCGACGACCCGGACGAGCCGATGCTCAACCGGGCCCTGCGCCAGACCTATCCCCCGGGCTCCGCATTCAAGACGGTCACCGCCGTGGCCGCGCTGGCCAGCGGCACCGTCACCGATGTCGACGAGCCGACGGACTCCCCCGACCCCTATCCGCTGCCCGGTTCCACGACCCGGCTGACCAACGAGTCGACCTCCGGCGCATGCCGCGACGCGAGCCTGCGCCTGGCCTACCAGATCTCCTGCAACACGGTCTTCGGCAAGCTCGGCGTCGACACCGGGCTCGACGCCATGGCCGAGACCGCCGAGGCCTTCGGCTTCAACGACCCGGCGCTGCGGATCCCCTCCCGCGCCGCCACCAGCGTCTTCGACCCGCACATGGACCGGGCCCAGCTCGCCATGTCCGCCATCGGCCAGTACAACACCGCCGCCACGCCCCTGCAGATGGCCATGGTCGCCGCGGCCGTCGCCAACGGCGGGGCACTGATGCAGCCGCACATCCTGGACACGTACGGCGGCTACGGCTTCTCCGTCTACCGCCAGGTCATGAATCCCGCCGTCGCCGTCCAGATGCAGCAGCTCATGACCGCCGCCGTCACCGACGGCACCGGCCGCAACGCCGCCATCCCGCACGCGGTGGTCGGCGGCAAGACCGGCACCGCACAGAACGGCGAGAACAACCGCGGCCTCCCGCTGGCCTGGTTCATCTCCTGGGCCCACCCCGACCGCTCCCCCACCCCGTCCGTCGCGGTCGCCGTCGTCGTCGAGGACGCCGCCGCCGACCGCGCCGACATCAGCGGCGGCGGCAACGCGGCGCCTATCGCCCGAGCGGTGATGCGGGCCGTTCTGGGCTGAAGCGGTGATCCCGCCACAGCGCCCGGGTGTCGGGCAGCGGTTCGGCGGGCTCGCCGGTGCTCCAGGTCCACGTGCGGTCCACCGGCCAGCCCGGGTCCCCGGTGGCGGCGAAGCCGGCGAGGGAGCGGATCATGCGCCGGGACAGGTCGTGGTCGGCGGCGGTGGGCGGGCCCCCGATGAGGAACTCCGCCTCGGGGATGGTGTGCGTACCGAAGACAAACGGCACGTCCGCGCAGTGCCAGGCGTGGACGCCCGGCCGGCGGCGGTCGAAGCGGGCGGTGAACGCCCTGCCCCCGGCCCGTACGTGGCCTTCGGCCAGCCGCAGGCCGTACTCGGTGAACACCAGGTCCCCGCACACCGCGAGGTAGAGGTCGGTGGGCGTGGCGGCCGGCATCAGGGCGCGGTAGCCCGCGAGGAGCCCGTCCGGCAGCCCCGGGACCGGGGCCTGCGGCCGGGCGCCGCCGACGGCGTGGAAGAGGCGGTACTCCTGCGTGGTGTGGCAGACCAGCAGGTCGATACCGTCCGCCCGGCCCGCCGCCAGAGCGTCGACCGGGTCCTCGGGCAGGGTCACCCCGTCCACCACCGGCCCGTACAGCACCGGGTCGTGATACCGCATCCCGGCGGCCGGATCCTGCCCGCAGCGCTCGCTCACCCGGTCCGACGCCGCCACCAGCGCCCCGGGGGACGCCTCGGCGGCCGGCGTCCCGGCAGCGGCTTCCACCTCCCGGGCCGTGGCCTCGGCCAGCTCCGCCGAGTAGCACGGCCCCACCGCGCTGAGCAGCACCGCCCGCCGGAAGAGCCCCCGGGCCCCGTCCATGGTCGCGAGGCAGGCGGCGGAGGTCGCCCCGGCGGACTGCCCGGCCACGGTCACATTCCCCGGATCGCCCCCGAACGCGGCGATGTTGTCCCGGACCCAGCGCAGGGCGGCGATCTGGTCGAGCAGCCCCCGGTTGTCCGGACGCCCCGGCACATGCCCGAACCCCTCGAACCCGAGGCGGTAGTTGAGCGTCACCACGACCAGCCCCGCCCGGGCGAGCTCCGTCCCGTCGAAGTCCGGCTGCGCGCTCGACCCGAAGCTGTACGCCCCGCCGTGGATCCACACCACCACCGGCAGCGGCCCCGCCGCTTCCCCCGGCATCCATACGTTGACGGTCAGAATCCCGCCGTCATCCGCTTCCGACGCCTCCGACCACTTCGGCGCCCCCGGCAGCTCCGCCGACTGCGGTGCCACCGGCCCGAACTCCCACCCGTCCCGCACCCCCGTCCAGGCTTCGGGCGGCCGGGGCGCGGCGAAGCGGCCCGGCCCGAAGGGCGGTGCGGCGTAGGGGATCCCGCGTACGGAGACGATGCCGGTGCCCGGCGACCGGCGGTGGCCGCGCACGAGTCCGAAGGTGGTGGCGTAGACGTCGTCCGTCACGTCAGGCGAACTTCCCCTCGGCGACGTTGGTGTCGGGCCCGAGCCCGTGGAAGGGGTCACCGGACCGGTCGGGCCGCTCAGCCGGGACGAAAGTGAACTGCACCATGCCGCGTGTCGTGCCCTCCGGTGGGATGCCGGCTCGATGCAGGCACAAGGTCGTGTTGCAGAATGCCCCGAAGCCGGCCGGCGCGTCGAACGCAATAACCCGCCCCGGGTCCTCCAGCATCGCCCTCGCCGGCCCCTTGACCCACCCCTGGCCGAGGTAGCCGCTGCGCATGATGCGCCGGGTGTTCGGGATGCTGTGCAGCCGGAAGGCGCCGCCCTCGGCGGTGACGCCGTCGTTCATCTGCACGAAGAACTTCAGGGTGGAGGTGGGGTGCTGGTCGTTGTGCCACAGGTTGCCGTAGTGGTGCACCTGCCGCTGTTCCTCGGTGAGGTGGCCGATCCGCCACATCCGCACATGCTGGACCCGCCAACGTCCGCCGTAATAGGCGTCGAGCGTCCGCAGCACGAGCGGGCTGAGCAGCTCCCGCACGGCCGGAACCTGCCGCGTCGGCTCGACCACATACCGGACCACCTCCCGGATCCGGCCACCCATGTCGACCGTCGCCGAGGCATCCTCGATGACCCGCTCGTACCCGCGCCGCACCTCTTCGATCAGCCCTTGCCGGTAGCCGGGGTCCTGCACGGCGTACCCCAGCCGCACCACTTCGGCCGCCAGCTCCACACCTTCGGCCATCAGTGGCACGGCCGGGTCGGCCCGCCACCTGCTCAGCAGCCGCCGCTGGCCCCGGTTGTTCTCCGCCCAGGCGTCGTTCCCCCAGAACACCCTGGCCGACTCGAACGCTATCTCTCTGCGGACTCTGGCCAGTTGGCCCACGCTTCCCATGACTCCCCCTGGCCCCTCACGCCCCTGTGGCTGAAAATCGACTCAAGAGTAGGGAAGCCGACGCAAACCATCAACCGTTTCGGACACCCTCCGGGCGCTCGGAAATCCCGTGAAAAAGTTCCGCATCCGGATGCAACCCGCCCTGGGGGTCGGGCGTGATCAATTCAGCGGCGAGGGGCCGCGGGGGCAGGACAGGGGCAGGGGATGGGGAACAGGATGAGGGACGATGCGCGAGGGCGATGATTTCGACGCGTTCTACGCCAATACGTCCAGACGGATGGTCGGGCAGGTCTACGCGATGGTGGGCAGCCTGACCGATGCCGAGGACGCCGTGCAGGAGGCGTACTCACGGGCCTGGCAGCGTTGGTCCAAGATCCAGCAGTACGGGGATCCGGAAGGCTGGGTGCGCACCGTCGCCTACCGGATCGCGGTGAGCGCGTGGCGCAAGGCGGCCAACCGGCTGGTGGCACACCGCCGGCACGGAGTCGCCGATGACGTGCCCGGCACGTCGGCCGACCAGATCGCCCTGGCACATGCGTTGAAGCAGATCCCGGCCGACCAGCGGCGGGCGATCGTGCTGTTCCACCTGGTGGGCCTGTCCGTGGCGGAGATCGCCGCCGAGACCGGGTCGCCGACCGGAACGGTCAAGGCGCGACTGGCCCGCGGCCGCAAAGCCCTGGCCGGGCACGTATCCGAGTTTGCCGATGACGAGAGCACCGCCGGTGGGCGGGAGGCCCAGCATGCCTGAGCAGTTCGAGCAGTTCGCAGACGAGACCAGTGACACACCGCAGTTCGACAACCAGCTCGCCGGTCTGGCGACGATGGCCGGGGGAGCCGCACAGATGAAGACGATGGACGCGATCCGTAAGCGTGGGGCTCAGCGCGCGATGCGCCACAAGACCGTGGGCGCGGTCCTCTCCGTGGGGATACTGGGCGCGCTCGCCCTGGGCGCGGTTCAGTTCACCCAGCAGGGAGACGGCCGGCGGGTCCTCCCGGCGGGCCAGACCGCCTCGAACGTGCCCGCCTCCCTCAGCTCCTCACCGGCCGCCTCCGTGTCGGTCACCGCTCCCGCGACTCCGTCGAACTCGGCGGCCACGGTCAACTCCCCGTCGGCGACTTCCAGCACCTCGGGGGACCCGGGCGCCCCGGTCATACCCGGCGGCGATGTGGACACCGTGGTGCGCAACACCTGGCCGGCCGTCGACCAGCTGCCGTTCCACTCCCGGTACGCGTGGAGCGTCAAGGGCAACTGGCTGCCGGTGCAGTCGACCCAGGACCGGCAGTGGTTCTACTCCTGCCGCAGCAGTGACACCCTCTCCCACCTGGGCGCCAACGGCTACCAGTCGCTGGTCTACAAGGCGACCGCGCACACCGCCGAGACCGAGAGCGCGGAGGTGGTGCAGTTCTTCTTCAAGGACGACGCCGCCGCCGAGCGCGGACTTGAGCGGATCCAGGCCGACTTCACCGCCTGCTCCGGCAAGAGCTACGGCGACATGGAGACCAACGAGACGCTGAAGAACACCGTCACCAAGACCGCCTCCACCGCCAACGGCGTGGCCTACCTCCACGCCCTGCGGCGCGCGGACGGCACGGGCGGCTCGGCGGCCAACATGGACTCC is part of the Streptomyces sp. NBC_01262 genome and harbors:
- a CDS encoding FtsW/RodA/SpoVE family cell cycle protein; its protein translation is MSATTLDAGAPPRPATPPPRRGRGMEFVLLLCAVLISVLGHCDVGLATAGTVPPDTLRYGCALGALALAAHGAVRAGAPCADPLLLPIALLLNGLGLILLQRLDLRTAEAAAPTQLVWSALGVALFIAVVLLLRDYRALARYAYVSVAAALVLMIVPIAFPAVNGARIWIQYAGLSIQPGEFAKVLLAVFFAAYLADNHHALAYTGRRIWFLQLPTGRALGPVLAIWAISVGVLVLERDLGTSLLFFGLFVILLYVSTGRTGWTAVGLLLSGAGAFAVGSLEPHVHSRVQDWLHPFASIDAGEGPSQLAQSLFAFAAGGVFGTGLGEGHSVLIGFAVKSDFVLATAGEELGLAGIAAVLLLYAMLTARGYAAGLAMRDPFGRLLAIGLASIIALQVFVIAGGVTDLIPLTGMAMPFLAQGGSSVVTNWIIIALLIRLSDTARRAEG
- a CDS encoding penicillin-binding transpeptidase domain-containing protein; translation: MTAHARHAAAFCLLLFTALLVNAVRVQVLDAPAYNGNPANRRPVIARFDHPRGDILVGSRAVTGSRATGGQLKYVRTYTDGPLYAPVTGFASQTYGATLVEAAADEALAPGEDITTTIDPAAQRAAYRGLGRKKGAVAALDPATGRILALVSTPSYDPGSFAGTGPDATDAWARLLDDPDEPMLNRALRQTYPPGSAFKTVTAVAALASGTVTDVDEPTDSPDPYPLPGSTTRLTNESTSGACRDASLRLAYQISCNTVFGKLGVDTGLDAMAETAEAFGFNDPALRIPSRAATSVFDPHMDRAQLAMSAIGQYNTAATPLQMAMVAAAVANGGALMQPHILDTYGGYGFSVYRQVMNPAVAVQMQQLMTAAVTDGTGRNAAIPHAVVGGKTGTAQNGENNRGLPLAWFISWAHPDRSPTPSVAVAVVVEDAAADRADISGGGNAAPIARAVMRAVLG
- a CDS encoding SigE family RNA polymerase sigma factor, translated to MREGDDFDAFYANTSRRMVGQVYAMVGSLTDAEDAVQEAYSRAWQRWSKIQQYGDPEGWVRTVAYRIAVSAWRKAANRLVAHRRHGVADDVPGTSADQIALAHALKQIPADQRRAIVLFHLVGLSVAEIAAETGSPTGTVKARLARGRKALAGHVSEFADDESTAGGREAQHA
- a CDS encoding carboxylesterase/lipase family protein; this encodes MTDDVYATTFGLVRGHRRSPGTGIVSVRGIPYAAPPFGPGRFAAPRPPEAWTGVRDGWEFGPVAPQSAELPGAPKWSEASEADDGGILTVNVWMPGEAAGPLPVVVWIHGGAYSFGSSAQPDFDGTELARAGLVVVTLNYRLGFEGFGHVPGRPDNRGLLDQIAALRWVRDNIAAFGGDPGNVTVAGQSAGATSAACLATMDGARGLFRRAVLLSAVGPCYSAELAEATAREVEAAAGTPAAEASPGALVAASDRVSERCGQDPAAGMRYHDPVLYGPVVDGVTLPEDPVDALAAGRADGIDLLVCHTTQEYRLFHAVGGARPQAPVPGLPDGLLAGYRALMPAATPTDLYLAVCGDLVFTEYGLRLAEGHVRAGGRAFTARFDRRRPGVHAWHCADVPFVFGTHTIPEAEFLIGGPPTAADHDLSRRMIRSLAGFAATGDPGWPVDRTWTWSTGEPAEPLPDTRALWRDHRFSPERPASPLGR